A stretch of Schistocerca nitens isolate TAMUIC-IGC-003100 chromosome 6, iqSchNite1.1, whole genome shotgun sequence DNA encodes these proteins:
- the LOC126262882 gene encoding tRNA (guanine-N(7)-)-methyltransferase non-catalytic subunit wdr4 gives MSPSLHMNQTCTVVTVDSTVLTSKNCDEVKTIDVAELNESVQHVSHESHGNEEETKVRCITCASLSDCGTWFAACTNDKRLYQWRTVSWTLSSVRILNRAASSVKFTPTAQGIVVADKTGDAYLFSVQNNTENGQLLLGHLSILLDVIISSCENFIVTCDRDEKIRVSRFPNAYNIQSYCLGHEEFVSRIEFFPGDGNILVSGSGDGSVRFWDYLEGKQIGIIHCDSDVKMKSCQESNGEADDNCGSKEPLAVRHFSAKASSKGVNILAVTLATFSGCILYSISGNITAVHSVLLNVLALDVEPWDILLTENRELWCLASVERHPVSVYMYNDKTSEFLPNGQSVDCKSEFLANSFNSKWDLFKSVPPPMIEPVMHKRRFDDLQEYKERKRQRLADKSL, from the coding sequence ATGTCGCCCTCGTTGCATATGAACCAAACATGCACGGTTGTAACAGTTGATTCTACCGTGCTGACGTCTAAAAATTGTGATGAAGTTAAAACTATTGACGTTGCAGAATTAAATGAAAGTGTTCAACATGTGTCTCACGAGAGTCATGGAAATGAAGAAGAGACCAAAGTAAGGTGCATCACTTGCGCATCGCTTTCAGATTGTGGTACTTGGTTTGCTGCCTGCACAAATGACAAAAGACTGTACCAGTGGCGAACTGTGTCGTGGACTTTATCGTCAGTAAGAATACTGAACCGAGCAGCAAGTAGTGTAAAATTTACGCCAACTGCTCAAGGTATTGTGGTTGCAGACAAAACAGGTGATGCATATTTGTTTTCTGTACAGAACAACACAGAGAACGGCCAATTGTTACTGGGACATCTCTCAATATTATTAGATGTGATTATATCTTCGTGTGAAAATTTTATAGTTACGTGTGACAGAGATGAAAAGATAAGAGTATCGAGATTCCCAAATGCGTATAACATTCAGTCATACTGTTTGGGACATGAGGAATTTGTATCCAGGATAGAATTTTTTCCAGGTGACGGGAACATTCTGGTTTCAGGTTCAGGAGATGGGTCAGTCAGATTTTGGGATTACTTAGAAGGAAAGCAGATAGGCATTATACATTGTGATAGTGATGTAAAAATGAAATCTTGCCAAGAAAGTAATGGTGAAGCTGATGATAATTGTGGTTCCAAGGAGCCATTGGCAGTAAGACATTTTTCAGCCAAGGCGAGTAGTAAAGGTGTTAATATACTAGCTGTGACACTTGCTACATTCAGCGGTTGTATTTTATATAGTATTTCAGGTAATATAACTGCAGTGCACTCAGTTTTGCTTAATGTATTGGCTCTTGATGTTGAGCCATGGgatattttgttaactgaaaatcgAGAGTTGTGGTGCCTTGCTTCTGTCGAAAGACACCCTGTTTCTGTGTACATGTATAATGACAAGACATCAGAATTTTTGCCAAATGGACAATCTGTTGATTGTAAATCGGAGTTTCTTGCAAATTCTTTTAACAGTAAGTGGGATTTGTTTAAAAGTGTACCACCACCAATGATTGAACCAGTCATGCATAAACGGAGATTTGATGACCTGCAAGAGTACAAGGAAAGAAAGCGGCAAAGGCTAGCAGATAAATCGTTATAG